The Bacteroidota bacterium genome window below encodes:
- a CDS encoding tetratricopeptide repeat protein gives MEVLAGNISYMNNNEVSNLIDSYKDLTKSNPRKALVSAQDTYDLANKNDFDEGRIKSLMLMGESLYALSEYDLAMQKFYEALSPALAFQNKKYEAEIYHWIGNINQSLSNYQTCLEFYFKSLNIKKDLPDKLSEALTLNNIGIVYKLLNNYPKALEYYLRSLGLKEEFGDRKTVANTLNNIGLMYSTLGENKKSNEYLFKSLKFIDRDNSLTDEANVLNNIGMNYKELGNYGKALDYFNESMNLIKMTHKKDDEANVLNNIGTIFSFLKKEDKAIEKFLECLEITKSIGDRKTEATSYLNLGVSHLNLKNYSVAEAYLQQAIELTTEIKIKDMKMSALFHLAELNEATSHFEEALRYYKSFHDLERELFNTDSHLKSKGLIAQYESEKNRKEYEAAREKNVELEQMIQKLDSLNEEKDHYISIISHDLRDPLSAIYGITDLILAEKDTTDKEELLEYVASINQSATKVLKILKLLLRINEVESGKLEVHPEQLNIVPIISSVIEDYKMRAEDKNIKIHFNSENDFSLMGDRNSLNSVFSNLISNAIKYSPRDKNVYIINTFKEGYILTEIKDEGPGLTMKDKEKIFEKFAKLSARPTGGEESTGLGLSLVKKLVNVNNGKVWVESEHGKGASFFVKLPGRPL, from the coding sequence ATGGAAGTTTTAGCGGGAAACATTTCATACATGAATAATAACGAAGTTTCAAATTTAATAGATTCGTACAAGGATTTGACGAAATCGAATCCAAGGAAGGCCCTGGTTTCGGCTCAGGATACTTATGACCTTGCGAATAAAAATGACTTCGATGAAGGAAGGATAAAATCTCTGATGCTTATGGGGGAGAGCCTCTACGCATTATCTGAGTATGACCTTGCTATGCAGAAATTTTATGAAGCTTTGTCACCCGCATTAGCTTTTCAGAATAAAAAATACGAAGCCGAAATATATCACTGGATTGGAAATATAAACCAGTCCCTCAGCAATTATCAGACCTGCCTTGAGTTTTATTTCAAATCTTTAAATATAAAAAAAGATTTACCCGATAAACTTTCAGAAGCTCTTACTCTGAATAATATCGGAATTGTTTATAAACTTCTCAACAATTACCCCAAGGCTCTTGAGTATTACTTAAGAAGTTTGGGGTTGAAAGAGGAGTTTGGCGATAGAAAAACTGTTGCCAACACACTGAACAATATCGGGCTTATGTACAGTACGCTCGGTGAAAATAAAAAATCCAACGAATATCTTTTTAAGAGTTTAAAATTTATCGACAGGGATAATTCGTTAACAGATGAAGCAAATGTGCTGAACAACATAGGGATGAATTATAAAGAACTCGGAAACTATGGCAAGGCACTGGATTATTTTAACGAGTCTATGAACCTGATAAAGATGACTCACAAAAAAGATGACGAAGCAAATGTACTTAACAATATTGGAACGATCTTTTCTTTTCTTAAGAAAGAAGATAAGGCAATCGAAAAATTTCTTGAGTGTCTTGAAATCACAAAATCTATAGGCGATAGAAAAACAGAAGCTACATCATATCTGAATCTCGGAGTATCACATCTTAATTTAAAAAATTATTCGGTTGCAGAAGCATATTTACAGCAGGCAATAGAGTTAACTACTGAGATAAAAATCAAAGACATGAAAATGTCTGCTCTTTTCCATCTTGCCGAACTAAATGAAGCAACATCTCATTTTGAAGAAGCATTACGATACTACAAAAGTTTTCACGACCTTGAAAGAGAGCTGTTCAATACAGATTCGCATCTAAAGAGCAAAGGTTTAATAGCACAGTACGAATCTGAAAAAAATAGAAAAGAATACGAAGCTGCGAGAGAAAAGAATGTTGAGCTTGAACAGATGATTCAGAAGCTGGATTCGCTTAATGAAGAGAAGGACCATTATATAAGTATTATCTCGCATGATTTACGAGACCCGCTCTCTGCCATTTACGGAATAACGGATTTAATCCTGGCCGAAAAAGATACTACAGATAAAGAAGAACTGCTTGAGTACGTAGCCTCTATAAACCAGTCAGCTACAAAAGTTTTAAAAATATTAAAGCTGTTATTAAGAATTAATGAAGTTGAATCCGGTAAACTTGAAGTACATCCCGAGCAGCTGAACATTGTTCCGATAATAAGTTCAGTGATAGAAGATTACAAGATGAGAGCAGAAGATAAAAATATAAAAATTCATTTTAATTCTGAAAATGATTTTTCACTGATGGGAGACAGGAACTCGCTTAACTCGGTATTCTCTAATTTGATTTCAAACGCAATAAAATACTCACCGAGAGATAAAAACGTTTACATAATAAATACATTTAAAGAAGGATACATATTAACTGAAATAAAAGATGAAGGTCCCGGATTAACAATGAAGGACAAGGAGAAAATATTTGAGAAATTTGCAAAGCTTAGCGCGCGGCCTACCGGCGGAGAAGAAAGTACGGGATTAGGATTATCACTTGTAAAAAAATTGGTAAATGTGAATAACGGCAAAGTCTGGGTTGAGAGCGAGCACGGCAAAGGAGCATCATTTTTTGTAAAATTGCCGGGAAGACCATTATAA